AATCGGTGCCTCGGTGATACCGATGTCCGCCGGCCGGCTTTATCAGCAGGTTAAAATCATGCGGGATTTCCGGACCACCACACTGGTATCCACGCCCACGGTGGCGCTGGGTCTTTCCCGGGTAATGGCGGAGATGAATGTGGATCCCAACAGCCTGGCGCTCAAATACGGTGTTTTGGGCTCTGAGCCCTGGTCTGAGGAGACCCGGGATGATTTGGAGACCCGGCTCTACATTACGGCCACCGACACCTACGGTCTGACCGAGATCTTCGGCCCGGGCGTGGCCTGGGAATGTCCGGAGAAAAACGGGCTGCATATCGCAGAGGATCATTTTATTCCCGAAGTTATTGATCCGGAAACTTTAGAGCCGCTCCCCCCGGGCCAGGAAGGCGAGTTGGTGCTCACCACCATAGCCAAGGAGGCGTTTCCGCTGATCCGGTTCCGCACCGGCGACTTAACCCGCCTGGATTATTCGCCATGCGCCTGCGGCCGGACCCATTGCCGGATTGCCCGGATATTTAAGCGCTCGGACGAGGTGATTGTGGTCAAAGGCACCAGTATTGCGCCCGAGCAGGTGGGCCAGGCAATCGCCCGGGTCAGCGGCGGCCAGCCTAATTTTCAGCTGGTGGTTACCCGGGAGGCGGATGCGGAT
The DNA window shown above is from Desulfobacterales bacterium and carries:
- a CDS encoding phenylacetate--CoA ligase; translation: MYWDERIECMDREELAQVQLENLQATLNRVYKNVRHYRKVFREVDFMPEDLQSIADIQKLPFITRRDLSCNYPYEMFAVPLREIVRLHTASFNFDDPVVIGFTKNDIRSWAELMARNLTALGVGKDDVVQIALTFGIITGPFGVQVGAERIGASVIPMSAGRLYQQVKIMRDFRTTTLVSTPTVALGLSRVMAEMNVDPNSLALKYGVLGSEPWSEETRDDLETRLYITATDTYGLTEIFGPGVAWECPEKNGLHIAEDHFIPEVIDPETLEPLPPGQEGELVLTTIAKEAFPLIRFRTGDLTRLDYSPCACGRTHCRIARIFKRSDEVIVVKGTSIAPEQVGQAIARVSGGQPNFQLVVTREADADQLLVMVEISDMNFFDEMKKQRRFVERLHREISETLGWEVGVRLVEPGTFDPQRRVRDEREFR